In Leptospira fletcheri, the genomic window TCCGATTCCGAAGCGGTCGTTAAGGAAGTCGCCATCCGATTGTATAAGTTAAAAGCTTTCGGAAGATATATGACGGTCAGTTCCGAAAATGTTCCTTTGTTAAAAGAACCCTTTGTTGGAGCCCCTAAAATCCGCGATTTGGACGGAGGGGAAGTCGGCAAAATTCTGAAGAAAAGTCCGAAGCGTTATATTCTGGATTTGAACGGTCAACGAGTAGAGGATTTTTATTATAAAGTTTCCGTGAATACCAAATTCAAGGACGCTTTTTCGGATACGGCATCCGGTTGGGTATTCGGATCCTTTATCAAAATCAGAAATATCACTCCTACTGCGAAGTCAAAAAAAAGGAAGCGTCCTTCGATTCTTGACGATGAAACTCCCGCGCCTCAACTTACTCCGCCTCCCTCCGATGCCGGCGATGGGAATCCTTCTGCCGAAGCACATTGACGGGATTTGAAACTCGGATCGTCGGGTCGTGCTTCTAGATTCGAAATCGAAGACTTCTCCTTCGAGTTGAAAGGGTTCTTAGGATGATTCCCATTCGATCGGAAATTCTGTCCGCTTTCGAGGTTGCAGCCCGAAACGCGGGTGCCGAGATATTAAAGGCTTTTCGGAGAAGTTCCGAATTCCGTCTTAAGGATCCGATGCAGGTTTTGACGGATGCGGACCTTGCTTCTCATGAGATCTTGGCCGGTTTTTTTACCCGCGCTTTTTCGGACATTCCTCTCGTTTTAGAAGAGCAGGAAAACTCGGAACCGTTACCTAAGACGTATTTTGTCTGCGACGAACTGGACGGGAGCGCATTGTTTACCCGAGGCATTTCCGATTTTAGCGTAATTTTAGGTTACGTAGAAAACGGTAGGCCTTATGCAGGATGTATTTATTTCCCGAACAGCGACTCTTTCGTTTTTGCGGAGAGGGGGAAGGGAGCCTATCTGGACGGTCGGCGGATCGAATTCTCCGGTTCTTTTCCCTTGGCCAAAAGTGTTCTTTCATTAGAAATAAATAATACTTTATCCGAAGAGGACTTTTCCTGGATATTCAAGGTCGTAAAGAGTGCAATGACCTCCAGATCCTTAGGAGCTACGGGAGCCGGTTTTCGGGAGCTTTTGTCCGGGGGAACGGATTTATTTCTGAATTTGAACGGAGCGAAAGTCTGGGATTTTGCCGCCGGCGCTGTAGCGATCGAAGAGGCGGGTGGGACACTACTAGATAAAAACGGACAGTCCTTGGCTTGGGATAAGATCAGAATGTCCGCCGTGATCGGAAAGGATAAAAGCCTGATTGGAGAAGCCTTTGGATTAAAGCCGCGGTGAGAGGATGAATTTTTCCCCTTAAATCCAATTTAACGCTTTTAAGTCGACGGGAATTCGCTAAAAATAAGAGAGCCGGGAGAGGAAATGCAAGATATATTAAATCTGCTAGATTCGAAACAGATAGATATGTTCACCGTCACCATAAGGATCCTTTTGATCACCTTTTGCGCGGGCTTGATCGGATGGAACCGGGAGAAAAAGAATCACGGAGCCGGATTTAGGACTCATATACTGATCGGACTAGGCTCTACCATTCTCATGTTATTATCCATTTATGTTCCGGATTTTTATTCCGGCGCGCTTGCTCCGGGTGACCCCACCCGAATCGCCGCGCAAGTGGTTTCCGGTGTGGGCTTTCTGTGTGCGGGCGCCATCATCAAATCCGGAATGAATATCAAGGGGCTGAATACCGCAGCTTCCATTTGGGTGGTGTCCTCGATCGGTCTCTTAGTGGGAGCAGGAATGTATTTTGCCTCCTTTTTGACTTCGATTTTCACCCTGATCATTCTGATCGTTTTCGATATGGTGGAATCCAAGTATTTCGGAAAATACGAATATAAAGTACTTATATTGGACTTAAAGCAGAAGAAATTCCATCGGAAAGGGTTTCGCGAACTCTTGGCCAAAAACGATCTGAAACTGGTATCGGAATCCTTTATGCAGGACTTTCAAAACAAAAACGCTCAAATCAAATTGACGATAGCCGTTCCCCACGGGTTCGACGTTTTGAACATCGTGGACGACGTTAAGGACTTGGCGGACATCCTCAAGATCAGCATCGAATCCGATTAAAATTTCCGTTTTTTACAAATTTTGTTAACTGAAATCTTTTTCGGATTTGTAATTTTATCCCACGGTAAATCCATTTTTTTGCTTGTTCTATCTTTCGTTTTCGGGAATAAACTTCCTTTCGTTTAACCGGAGCCAATACATGAAAATCAAATTAACTTTGCTTGTGTTCCTTTTGTCCGCCTGTGTGGCAGGAATAGTTTCCCTATTCGCTCAGCCCAGAGAAACGGCTGCTCAGTGTTCTACTTTAAAAGAAGAGCATAAACTCAAAGAATGTTTGGCCTGTATGGAACGTCCGATCAAACATGTCTACCATCCTCATCTTCCCGACGGAGAAAGATGTAAGAGACTCTAGTCGTTTCCGTTTTCTGCTCGGGCTCGAACGTGTTCTTGAGCCCGACATCTACGAATCATTCCCGAAATTCTCCCGGATTCACTCCTTTATAAAATCGGAATTTGCTATACGTTTTCCGGAAATACCGGAAATTATGCCATCGATACCTGCGGTCTTATTGTAATGTACGGTCGAAAACTCGAAAGTTCGAGATCGAACAAAATCAATAAAACGTATCCGTAAAATGACAGAAAAAAGAATTTCAATTCCGCCTGATCTCGCGCAGGAATTCGTAAAAACCACCCGCTTACTCGCGCTGTCGGGTAAGAAGAATTTTAAAAAATATCTATATGATCCTTTGATCTACGCTGGTTGGGAACGGGAGAAGTCCGTCTCCGCTCTCGTGTCTAGTCGTATGATGGATAAAATCCAAGAGGAATCCCGCGATCCGGCTTATTTGCATACCATTCCGCATCATTGCAAACGCCTGATCTCTCAAGCCCTCACGGAAAATTTGTCCGCTTTAGGGGACTCCTGTATCTTCTTTTTGGAAAAGATACAGGAGGATCCGAAGATATCCATTTCAAGAGAAGCTCTTGAATTCGTCTCGTTGATCGAAAAACCTTTGAACGAATTCGCGCTTTTGACGCAGAGCAATAGCGAGAAGTTATTCGAAGATTCCATCCGCAATTTTTCCCAAGAGGAATTAAAATCGGCTTTTGAGCCGGTAAAACTGGATGCCACTCGACAGAAAGTATATCTAGAAACGGAGATACATACGCTGTACCAGCAGATCTTAGCCGCCAGCAAATCGAACAATCTCGTCCGATGCAAGAGGTTGCTTTCCAGATATATCATTAACTACAGCGACTCGGAAGTTTATAGCCAACAGGAAGTGGAGAACCTGGTCAGCGCGTTGGAAAAGCGGGATCAAGGATTTAAGCAAAACTTAATGGATTCGATCGCGATAGAATTGTATTACTCGATTACCAGAGGTATACTCGAAGGGAATGCGAAAAAAGCGATACAAGGAATACGAAAATACGCTCACACGTTCGAAGGGGATCCGAATATGAAATACTATTACGAGATAGATTCCCTTGAGCGTAAATTGTACGGAATTATTCAGACGAAAGATTTAATGAAGGATTTGAAGAAGGGTATATAAAATGGCGAATTTGACTTTCGACGAAAAGGCGGACGGCAGCCGACTGATCCTTAAAGTGGCGGGAGAAATCGACGCTAAAACCGCGCCGGAATTGAAATTAAAATTGGAATCTGCCGTGGGCAATGGAATGAAAACGATCGTATTCGATTGTAGCGCGCTGACTTATATCGCCTCCGCAGGGATCGGAGTCCTGAATTCGATTCAAAAATTCTTAAAGGAAAAATCCGGAGAAATCGTGTTTTGCAGTCTTCGTAAAGAAGTAAAGGATACGATGGAACTCATGTACTTCACCAAGAAAGTCCGTATATTTCCGAATTTGGAAGAAGCTCTCTCGATCGTATAAGGGTCGGGAACATGGATCCGGAAAACGAAAAAGTCTATGTTTTTACCAACGACTTGGACGAGTTGTCCAGGATCCGGGGCGAAGTGCGCGCTTTTCTCGGGGAAGGTTGTTCCGATCTGATCAAAGGACGAATCGTTTTTTGTCTGGATGAAGCGGTGACGAATGTGATCGAACACGGTTTTTCCGAAGGGCAAATCTCCAGCATAGAGTTGAAAATGCGGAAGAACAAAGGTAGTTGGAAATTTTCACTTACGGACGAAGGGATTCCCTTCGATCCGACCGAAGCGAAGAACGAAACTTGGAAGGAACTTTACGAAAGCGGTGCGGACGGCGGGTTCGGACTGAGATCCATTAAAAAAGTGATGTTGTTACGATATAGAAGATTGAACAACCCGCCGCGGAACCGACTTATACTGATTCACTCGAGAAAAAAGAATGATAAAGAATAAATTCTTACGAATGGTGCTTCCGGGGATCCGGGCCAAGCTCTCGTTTTTTACGGCCGCCCTGGTGGTTTCTATACTTGCCTTTACCTCCGCTGTTCACTATTCGCAGCAAAAAAAGGCTTTGGAAGAAAAGATCAACTCCGAGTTGAAGGCGCCTTTGGACTACGTGAACACCGTGGTTCTGGATCTGGAAAACTTAAGCAGAAGTATGATTCTGATTGAGGAATTCAAGATCAGGGTAAAAGAAAAGAAAAAGGAACTCAGCAAATTCAAGAGGACGGTGGTTCAAAAAGAATCCGGTTTTTTCGGAGCCTTAAAATCCTTCGGTCAATCCATTGGATTGAACGTAAGGAGAGGAAACGTATATAGGAGCGTGGATACTTATTTTACGCGCTATCTTTCCGAAAAAGAGATTCAGGAGTTCGAGACGAAGGTTCGAAACGAGCTTAGAAAGGAAAACGGAGCTCCAATCGAAGCTCCTGTCTACGAAAAGATCCGCACGATTGCGGAAAAAACGGCGATCGCAAAGCTGACCGGCGAAAATGCACGGTCCCGCATCGAAGAGATAGAAGAAGAATTAAAAATTACGGAATCCGAGTTGTCCAAATCCGATTCCGATCCGCGCAAAAAGAAATCGTTGCTCGATACGAAAACCAAGCTTGAAAAGGAAAAAAAGGCCTCGGAGAAATCCATTTCGGAAAGTGAAAAGAGATCCGTATCGGAGGAAACGAATCTAGCCAAAGCGTTGCAAAGTTTCTTTAGAGGATCCTATAAGGACGGGATTTCTTCTTTGGGCCTTTTACCCGACAAGATTCGGATTCTTGCATATGATAGATCCGGAAAACAGACCCTCGATACGGGTCTTCTCTTTCTGCAGTCCGCCGGTACGGCAAAGAAATTGCTCAACCAGAAGGAATTTGAACAGAGCAAGGATTCATTGTTTCAAGGTTCCGACGTCTTGGAGGTGATTCGAGAAAAGTCCGAACCCGAAAGTTTCGAAGTTGGAGGAAGACAATACGAAGTGGTCTATCGTCCCGTTTTCCGAAATCCGGGCACCGCGGAGCGTTCCAGAATATTGGCGGAGGAAGTCTCTAAAAACGGCAGCGGTTGGAGAAAGTACTTAGAGGAAGATCGAAAGCTCTCCAAGGAATTCGAGGAGCTCACGCAAAAGCTCAAGATTCGAATATCCGAATTGAGAAAGGAGGGAAAGTCCAAACCTGCAGCCGATCCGACATTCCGGAATCTTTCTTTCCAGTATCGAAAACTTCTAAAGAAAAGGGATTCTAGATTAAACGAACTCCATCCGTATGCGTCCGTTTTCGAGAAAGCACGAACAAAATGGACGGAAGAGAAAAAGTCCTTGGAGGAAAAATCCGCCTCTCTTTCCAAAGAGGTTTTGGAATGGGAAAAGATGCTGAAATTCCCTCCGAAGCAAGGGGAAACGCGAAAATCTCCGGAGGATATTCGGGAGAAATTGAGAGAACTAGAAGCCCAGATCGAAGAGATACGGGATTCTCTCGTCCGCCTCGAAACCCTTAAGGAGGATTGGAGTTCTTTCGAAGAACGCAAAGCTGAGGATTCCGTTTACGGTTTAAGAGAGGCGGCGCTGGAAGATTTCGCCTTTTTGCCGTTTAAGGCAGGTTCCTCCTCGATTCGTAGGTATTATAAGGATTCCGAAGAAAGGAAGCATGTTCGGGAAAAATGGAAATTATTGAGAGAGTGGATATTGTCCGGAAATTCGGAAACGGAACTTCCGAACCTTCCTAAAAATAAGACGTTCTTGACGGAAGCCGGTATTCTGATTCGGAGTAGGAGCGAGGCCGAGGAAGTCATGTGGGAATTGGATTCCACTCCATTAGTCTCCGTTCAGGAAAAAGAGGCTAAAGGCCTAGTCTACGACCTTCTTCGCAAAGACTTGCTAGGATATAACTTAATTATAATAGATAGGACCGAAGGAGCGAGACAGATTCGAGATAATCGGGAGGAGCTGATCCGTTATACGGGTGTGATCGGCGGAGTCGCGATTCTCTTGGCTTACGGACTGGCCTGGTTCGTAGTGAGAAGGATCCGGACGATCAGCGTTAAGGCGGAGGAAATCGGCGGAGGGAATTTAAAAGTGGAATTTCCGTCTGCCGGTTACGATGAGATCGGAATATTAAGCGAATCGTTAAACGAAATGGTCCACGGGTTAAGGGAAAGGGAAGAGATGAGAGGGGAGCTTCTCGCCGGTGAGGAGATACAAAAAAGGCTTCTTCCCGAAAAACTGCCGACTAGCCTCAATGACTATGTGGAATTCGGGGCTTTTTATAAAGCCATGGCGGGGGTGGGCGGAGACTATTACGATTTTATAGAATTAGGTCAGAACAAGATAGCGTTTTGCATCGGGGACGTTTCCAATCACGGAGTCGGTCCAGCGATCGTCATGGCCCTTTTTAGGGCCCAGATCCGCGCTATTCTTAGAAGGGGGGAACGCGATCTGAAGAAGATCCTTTTGGAAATGAATTCCCAACTATACGAGGATACTCCTGATCACATGTTCGTGACCTTCTTTTTGGGATTTTTCGATGCGAACACTTCCAAGGTCGAATACATCTCCGCAGGTCACGTAAAACCCCTATTCTACGATTCTTCGGAAAAGAAATTGCACGAACTTCCTGCCGGCGGTCTTCCCATCGGTATGGACGAGAATTCCTTTTTCGAGACCACGATCGAAAGAAGAGTTCTGGCTCTGGATTCCGGAGACATCTTCTTCGAATATACGGACGGATTAGACGAAGCTCGCAACCCGGACGGAAACATGTACGGACGAGAAAGATTAGCCCGGCTGCTTTTTGCAAACGGGGAAAAACGTCCGGAAAACCTGATCCAAACGATCGTTGCCGATTTGGAAACGCACACTGCCCAAGAGCTGGGAAAGCCCGGCATCTCTAGGCTTTCCGACGATATAGCGATGATCGCCATCCGGAAACGCTAGCTTGTAATGTTTTCTAAGGAATCAAGGAAGAATGAGATCCTTCCAGTCGTCGGAATTTCCGTCGGATCCGTAAACGAACTCCGATGTGGAATTCGCTTCTAACTTCCGTTTCCACGTTCCGATTTTTTGTTCCGCTTCCCGCAATCCTTTGATGAGAACTCCTCTAAGTTCCGTAAAAGAAGAAAACGTCTCGTCCATGACTCCGGATTTCTCGGCGTCTTCGACGGCTCTGGATTTGTTTCGGAAAGAATCCAAAAATTCCCGGCGGAGCGATTCTATTTCTTCGTTCTTACCTTCCTTTCTTAAGGCTTCTATCTTGGTTCCTTGAAAAAGGTCGAAGGCGGACGAGGCGCCCATTACCGCTAGGACGGCTTCCGAATACGCATAGTATGAGATTCCGGGTCTTAGGAATCCGCTGAACGCGTGGATTTGTCTTCCTCCGTAATTCTGCCTGAGCACCAAAGATACTACCGGCACGGAAGAAAGAATGTTCGCATCCAGAGATTCTCCCCCGATCTGTTGGATCCGGAGTCTTTCCTGTTTCGTTCCGGGAACAAATCCGGGTGCATCGGAAAGCATGAGCACCGGAATCCGATGTTTGTTTACGAACTCCATAAAGACCCTGAACTTTTCCGTTCCCGGCGCATCGGGAGCCCCTCCGTCTTTGGGTTGGTCCGCTATGATTGCGACGGTTTTTCCTTTTAGGCGTCCAAGCCCGGTGAGAAGACTCGCACCAGGATCGGATTCGAAGAACTCCAGGAAGGAATCCGGATCCAGCACTTTTAATACGACCTCCCGTTTCATATCATAAGGAACGGAAGGATCAGAGGGTATGTTTACTCTTTCCAGATGAACCAGTGTATCGGCTTTGTATTCGCGGATCCTTAGAAGATGGAAGAACTTTCGAATAATGGAATATGCTTCGACTTCCGAAGAAGCCACGAACGTTGCCCAACGTTTCGCGTCGGAAAATTCCTTTTTGGCGGAGCGTTCTTTGGATTTGGCGGAATCGTCCAGAAAAAGCCATGCGTCTCCTGCGGCAGTAAGTTCCGGTATTAAGATTCCCTCCGGATGTTTTACGTAGTGCAGACATGCCCCTCGGAATTCCTGTAGGGATTTTTGAAAATCCCTACGAGGGCGTAAAGAATCCGTATCGTCCAAATGGGAACTCCGAAACCACTTGCTGCCGTAAACGAGAAGAAGATCCGCTCCCGCTTTATCCGCGATCCTGATCGATTCTTTTGCCTTAACGATGCAGGAAAGGGAATGAAATCCGAAGCTCGTTCTGGGACCCAAAGCCATTACCGGAGCGGAACCGAAGCGGACCAAACCCGCAATCAAGGAACCGGAACCAGAATAGTCCTCCTTTACGCTTAGTAGTGAATTGGTTTCGGAATTCGCAGACAATTCGTTCTCTTCCAAAACAACCCAATCTTCCTTCTGCAAACGAGGGATGTACGTTCCAGTATTCTCGCCGTTACCGGTCAGGACTTCCTGGATTTTTCTAAGATACCAGAGTAGATGAACCTTATCTCCGGCGATAAAATCGACCGTTCCCGTCGCTTGTCCCATAATGCGGGCCCCGCCGATTTCGTAATTGGTCAGTTTTTCTCCCGTTACAGATTGGATTACGGCTGATCCGGTCAAAACGCGGTAAGATTCTTCTTCGTTTAATATCAACTGTAATGCGGCCTGAGAGGATCCGTAGACGTCCAGCCCCGTGGAGGAGCCTACTCCTACTGCAATGACGACGCAGTGTTCCGGCTTTGCGTCGGGTTGATATCTGCGGAATTCATCGGCGTACTGCTTTTCCGTTTCGGAGCAGATTTCCCGCAATATAGGATCTCCGTGGGACTCGATTGCGGCTTTGAATTCGGAAGCGGAAACTCTTCGTGAAAGCAAAGCGTTGAAAAAGAATCCTTCTGCGGCACGATTTAACGAAACCATTCCCTCCTTGATATTCGCTCCCGCTCCGTCGTTCCAGACGTAAAGAGGGGAATCCTTTCGATATGCGTAATAGGCCGCGGCAATGTACTTTCGTCCTTCAAGATCTCCCGTAGCGCCTCCCGCTACTCTGGAATCCTTGAAAAAGAAAACCGCATCTTTTCCGCCGATTTTTCCCGCGAAAATCTTGGCTCCGGGTGTACAGATTTCTTCGATCCCCGTTTTGGGATTCTTTCGGACGACGTTATCCGCGCCGGAGATCGATATTTCTCTGGCCGTATCCCGATCAAAGGATTCTCGGATCCAATGTTCTAAGGGCCATTTCCCTTTTCGGAATAATGCGGCATTCTTGGGTTCAGAGGTCTCGGAATAGGGAAATCTAGGATCGTCCGGATGAACCATGTCCACCCTCAGTTTTCCTTCCTTGAAGAAAAAGGAGAAGGTCCGGATCGCGTTTCGCTCGGAATCGAATATTTCCAGGATAAACTGGCTGTAAAAACCGTGGAGAAAGAATCTAACCACGGAATTTGCAGATTCCATTATTTTTTCATAATTTATTTTGGAGCCGCAATCCGAAGTAAGATCGAAAGGAATCGGAACGTCCGTAGTGATGATTTCCAGTCTGAAGGAATCGACCTTGCTCAAGGTTTGGGCGCCTTGCAGGATACAGGCGGCGTTTTTGGCGGCGGTTTCCAATCCGGCCCGGAAAACGTTTAGGTCGGATTCGGGAGTGATCGGAGAGAATACGATATATTCCTTTTCCTTACCGTCATCTACTAAGTAGAGGTAATGGACTTTATCCGGAGAAAATAATCTGGAAATCCTTCCTTTGGATTTCCAAAAGGAGATTTTCTCTTCGAATCTACTTCTCATGGTTTCGGAAAGTTCCTCCGGTATGAGTGGGAGCGAAGGTTTTTCCAGGGAGGATTTGAATTTTTTTTCCAGTCCTTCCGGATTTTCTTGCGAAACCAGCGACCAAGGATTCTTTACGAATCGTATGTAATCGAATACGTGTTTTCGGGAAATCGTAGGATTTCCTCCGCGGAATTTTTGGGGACGATTTCCTCGAATCGCTAGAATTCTTCTGGCGGTCTTTTCTAAGCCCGGTTCTTTTTCTCTTTCTTCCAGATAGATGATGCCGTTCAAAGAGAGATCTACGGATCTTGTGGAAGGAGCGGTTGAGGAGAACTTCTCCAAGATCTTGACGAAAAGATCCTTTCCTTCCCTAAGATTCGCATAGGCCCTCACCAGATTCAGGAAAGCTTCCTTCTGTTCCTTCGTCCGTCTGACCGGACTCCAATTCGCGATTCCGTAGGAATGAAAAGCCGCGGACAGCAATTTTCGAGTCGCTTTGGAAGGGCTATAACCTTCCTCGTTCCATTTGGAGAGCAGCCTATGGATCTCTCCGAAATGGGAAAATTTTGTTCCGGGATCGGAAGAGAACAATCTTCGGACCAAAACATGAAATTTTAATATTTCAAGATAGAATGATCCCCATCGCCTGATTTCCGGCTCCGGTTGCATACTCAAGTCGTAGGATTTCAATAAATATTCCATTTTTGGAATGGAATCCTCTTCCCGGAATGTTCCGGAAACCCAGGAAAGCAATATTTTTCTCAAATCTTCTCCGTCGATGGAGTCTATGATTTGTTCGGAAGGGTTCGTAGATTCGGGTCCCGTCGGAAGGAGTTCCCAATTTTCCCAAAGGGAATCGGAAAGACTCAGTCTTTCCTCGACTCCCGCGGAACGATTCTCCGTCGAAGCTTCGGTTTCGATTTTAGCTAGAATTTCCCCCTCCGTGAATCCTTTTCCTAAGACCAAGCCGGAAGCGCTCGTTCCCCTGATCAATCTGGAAGGATCTCCATGCTCCGCGAGGTAAATCAATTTTCCGGCGATCGGCGACTTTAATACCGTTTCCATTTTCATGGCGGAAATCACCAGGAGCGGCTCCCCTTCTCGGACGAATTCCCCTTCTCGCCAAGGTTTTCCGGTTTTTGGGTTGTCGGGTATCTTTACGAAAGTTCCTTGAAAAGGAGAACGCAATTGTCCTTCCTCATCCCGTGTTTTTCTTCGTTTATTGGAATGGATTATGTATCGGAGAAATCTCAGCTTGCCGTTTCCGTCCACGAAACGTACGGAGTGAAAGGATGGTCGCCGATCGACTCGTACGGGAATGATTCTCCCTCGAAAATCGACGACGAATTCCTCTCCGGAATTTTCGCCTGAAGTCACTTGCACCTTACCGAAATATTTTCCGTCGTATAGAATTTCGTAGGAATTGAATCCAACCTTGAACATCCGGATTTGAAGATTGGAACCGGAAAACTTCACGTCGAACTTGTGCGATAAGTACTCCGATTCTTCCGACTTCAACAATCTGGGGAGATCTCCGTCTTTGAGCGCCTCTTCGACCGATAGATTCGACGAAAGAATACATTCGGAAAGACAACAGAACAATGCTCCTTCTTGGTGATAAACGAAATCCTCTTTGACCAACTCGGGATTTTGGTTCAGAATGCGGTTATCGTATCCCCCTTGGCGGAAGGATTCATGACGGATCAGTTTTAAAAGCTGTTCATGGTTGGTGGTGATTCCCTTGACGTACAATTCGCACAGGGCTCTTTCCATTCTTAAAAGGGCTTCCTGTCTATTGGTTCCAAAGGCGATCAATTTGCCGATCATAGGGTCGTATTCCCCCAAAATACGATCCCCTTTTTTGAATCCGAAATCGCATCTCACTCCGTTAAAAGTGGGAAGTTCCAGTTCGGTGATTTTTCCCGGCGCCGGAGAATAGTTTTGAAAAGGATCTTCCGCGTAAATTCTGCATTGGATGGAATGGTTTCTTGCCGAGAATCTTCTTCTTACCACCGAATCGAAAGGGATTTCGATTTCGCGTCCGTCAAAGAAAAGAATCTGCCACTTGGCAAGGTCGATTCCTAAAGATTGATCGGTAACGGGATACTCTACTTGCAGGCGGGTATTCATTTCGAGAAAACCGAAGTTTCCCTTATCCCCGTCCAGAAGAAACTCCACGGTTCCCGCTCCGCATCCGTCCGAATAGCCCGAGATATGCGCGATCCTCTCTGCGGAAGAGAGTAGTTGGAGTAAGGTCCTATCGTCCAAAAAAGTTTCGCCGCTTTCTTCGACGATCTTTTGGTTTCTCCGTTGAACGGCGCATTTTCGTACGCCGACCGCTACAGAATTGAATATCTGTACTTCGAAATGGGACGGGCTTTCCACGAATTTTTCGAGAAAATGCGTTCCGTTGCCGTAAGCCTGTTTACCGATACGGACCGCGCTTTCTATCGCGCTTTTCAATTCCTCTTCGGAGTAGGCGACAACCATTCCCTTGCCTCCTCCGCCTGCATCCAGTTTTACCATTACGGGATAACCTATACGTTTGGCTTCCCGGAGAGCCTGATCTTCCCCTTCGGTGATCGGCCCACTTCCGTCGAAAAGAGGAATTCCGTTTTCTCCGGCCAATTTTCTTGCGTCTAGTTTGTTCCCTACTCGCCTCATCACTTGGGCTTTCGGCCCCATGAATGTTATATTTTTCTTATATATGAGGGAAGCGGTTTCCAGCGTTTCTACGAACCGGAAATCTTCGGATAAAAATCCGTATCCTGGATAGACGGCGTCGGCGTTTGATAACAATATCGCCGCGACTATTCTTTGGGGATCGGAGTATCCGTCGGGATCTCCGATATAGAGAATTTCGTCCGCAGGTTCGTACCAAGATTGACCTCGGTCCGGGTCCGTAACGACCGCCACCGATCGGATTCCCTCCTCACGCAAAGCCTGAAAAAATCTCTTAGCTATTTCTCCCCTGTTTGCAACCAGAACTTTTCTCAGTTTTCCCTTTCTTTCAGGTAGAGGTTCGCTCGATTCGGAAAGGTTGGGATTCAAGGACTTAAGATGGCGGACCGAGGCCTCTATAGCGGGGAGACTGATCGTAGCTTCTACGGCAGATTCTGGTTCCGATTTTCTTGTGGGTATCATTTCGCTTTCCTAAAGTGAAAGAAGAATTTCCGAAAAGGCGTATTCTTCAACGTGCGTTATACTGAGAGAGATAACGGAAGATCCTGTCTTCTTCATGTAATCCGACAGGTTTCCGTAAAAACGACAATACGGTCGCCCGAATTCGTCGTTTCGTATTTCGATTTCGGAATATAGAAATCGAAAGGCCGGAGGCAAATGGATGCGGGGACCGTCGAGAGCTTTGACGAATGCTTCCTTAGCGGAATATCTTCCCGAAAAGAATACCGCGCGTTCCGACAGCGATTTTGCGGAGGCTTTTGCCAGTTCCCAACGAGTGAAGGTTTTGTCGAAGAAAGCGGTTCCCGGTTCCTCAAGCGCTTTTCTGAATTCGGGAATAAACACGAGATCGACGCCGAGCGATAGATTCGGATGTCCGAGTCCTTGTACGGATTCGGAAAGTTTCGGTTTCAAAGCGATCATCGCCTAAAAACCCTTGCCTTGTCGAAAG contains:
- a CDS encoding carboxyl transferase domain-containing protein, which produces MIPTRKSEPESAVEATISLPAIEASVRHLKSLNPNLSESSEPLPERKGKLRKVLVANRGEIAKRFFQALREEGIRSVAVVTDPDRGQSWYEPADEILYIGDPDGYSDPQRIVAAILLSNADAVYPGYGFLSEDFRFVETLETASLIYKKNITFMGPKAQVMRRVGNKLDARKLAGENGIPLFDGSGPITEGEDQALREAKRIGYPVMVKLDAGGGGKGMVVAYSEEELKSAIESAVRIGKQAYGNGTHFLEKFVESPSHFEVQIFNSVAVGVRKCAVQRRNQKIVEESGETFLDDRTLLQLLSSAERIAHISGYSDGCGAGTVEFLLDGDKGNFGFLEMNTRLQVEYPVTDQSLGIDLAKWQILFFDGREIEIPFDSVVRRRFSARNHSIQCRIYAEDPFQNYSPAPGKITELELPTFNGVRCDFGFKKGDRILGEYDPMIGKLIAFGTNRQEALLRMERALCELYVKGITTNHEQLLKLIRHESFRQGGYDNRILNQNPELVKEDFVYHQEGALFCCLSECILSSNLSVEEALKDGDLPRLLKSEESEYLSHKFDVKFSGSNLQIRMFKVGFNSYEILYDGKYFGKVQVTSGENSGEEFVVDFRGRIIPVRVDRRPSFHSVRFVDGNGKLRFLRYIIHSNKRRKTRDEEGQLRSPFQGTFVKIPDNPKTGKPWREGEFVREGEPLLVISAMKMETVLKSPIAGKLIYLAEHGDPSRLIRGTSASGLVLGKGFTEGEILAKIETEASTENRSAGVEERLSLSDSLWENWELLPTGPESTNPSEQIIDSIDGEDLRKILLSWVSGTFREEDSIPKMEYLLKSYDLSMQPEPEIRRWGSFYLEILKFHVLVRRLFSSDPGTKFSHFGEIHRLLSKWNEEGYSPSKATRKLLSAAFHSYGIANWSPVRRTKEQKEAFLNLVRAYANLREGKDLFVKILEKFSSTAPSTRSVDLSLNGIIYLEEREKEPGLEKTARRILAIRGNRPQKFRGGNPTISRKHVFDYIRFVKNPWSLVSQENPEGLEKKFKSSLEKPSLPLIPEELSETMRSRFEEKISFWKSKGRISRLFSPDKVHYLYLVDDGKEKEYIVFSPITPESDLNVFRAGLETAAKNAACILQGAQTLSKVDSFRLEIITTDVPIPFDLTSDCGSKINYEKIMESANSVVRFFLHGFYSQFILEIFDSERNAIRTFSFFFKEGKLRVDMVHPDDPRFPYSETSEPKNAALFRKGKWPLEHWIRESFDRDTAREISISGADNVVRKNPKTGIEEICTPGAKIFAGKIGGKDAVFFFKDSRVAGGATGDLEGRKYIAAAYYAYRKDSPLYVWNDGAGANIKEGMVSLNRAAEGFFFNALLSRRVSASEFKAAIESHGDPILREICSETEKQYADEFRRYQPDAKPEHCVVIAVGVGSSTGLDVYGSSQAALQLILNEEESYRVLTGSAVIQSVTGEKLTNYEIGGARIMGQATGTVDFIAGDKVHLLWYLRKIQEVLTGNGENTGTYIPRLQKEDWVVLEENELSANSETNSLLSVKEDYSGSGSLIAGLVRFGSAPVMALGPRTSFGFHSLSCIVKAKESIRIADKAGADLLLVYGSKWFRSSHLDDTDSLRPRRDFQKSLQEFRGACLHYVKHPEGILIPELTAAGDAWLFLDDSAKSKERSAKKEFSDAKRWATFVASSEVEAYSIIRKFFHLLRIREYKADTLVHLERVNIPSDPSVPYDMKREVVLKVLDPDSFLEFFESDPGASLLTGLGRLKGKTVAIIADQPKDGGAPDAPGTEKFRVFMEFVNKHRIPVLMLSDAPGFVPGTKQERLRIQQIGGESLDANILSSVPVVSLVLRQNYGGRQIHAFSGFLRPGISYYAYSEAVLAVMGASSAFDLFQGTKIEALRKEGKNEEIESLRREFLDSFRNKSRAVEDAEKSGVMDETFSSFTELRGVLIKGLREAEQKIGTWKRKLEANSTSEFVYGSDGNSDDWKDLILP
- a CDS encoding holo-ACP synthase; this encodes MIALKPKLSESVQGLGHPNLSLGVDLVFIPEFRKALEEPGTAFFDKTFTRWELAKASAKSLSERAVFFSGRYSAKEAFVKALDGPRIHLPPAFRFLYSEIEIRNDEFGRPYCRFYGNLSDYMKKTGSSVISLSITHVEEYAFSEILLSL